A DNA window from Allokutzneria albata contains the following coding sequences:
- the rsmD gene encoding 16S rRNA (guanine(966)-N(2))-methyltransferase RsmD: MTRIVAGTAGGRRLAVPPKGTRPTSDRVREALFSALEALVDLDGARVLDLYAGSGALGFESLSRGATTATFVESDRRAGEVLRRNAADLGLPGADVRTGTADTVLSTGAVTPYDVVFADPPYDLTNEALHKTLTVLVESGWTEPGTVVVVERAVRTGDPAWPSPLVPLRTRRYGDTAVHWAEHA; encoded by the coding sequence GTGACGCGAATCGTTGCCGGGACCGCGGGCGGACGCCGGCTCGCGGTGCCGCCCAAGGGAACCAGACCCACCTCGGACCGGGTGCGGGAAGCGCTGTTCAGCGCGCTCGAAGCCCTGGTGGACCTGGACGGAGCGCGGGTGCTGGACCTCTACGCGGGCTCGGGCGCGCTCGGTTTCGAGTCGCTGTCCCGGGGAGCGACGACGGCGACCTTCGTGGAGTCCGACCGGCGCGCGGGGGAAGTCCTCCGCCGCAATGCCGCGGACCTCGGGCTGCCCGGCGCGGATGTGCGGACCGGTACCGCTGACACGGTGCTGTCAACGGGCGCGGTCACTCCGTACGACGTCGTCTTCGCCGATCCGCCCTATGACCTGACCAACGAGGCGCTGCACAAGACGCTGACCGTGCTCGTCGAATCGGGGTGGACAGAGCCGGGCACCGTGGTCGTGGTCGAGCGCGCCGTGCGGACCGGGGACCCCGCGTGGCCCTCGCCGCTCGTCCCGCTCCGCACCCGCCGCTACGGCGACACCGCCGTCCACTGGGCCGAACACGCCTGA
- a CDS encoding MFS transporter — protein sequence MSVLGNRTYRRLFVAQVVALAGSGLATVALGLLAHRLAGGDAGLVLGVALAIKMVAYVFFAPLATALAERLPRRGFLVAMDVVRAVVALALPFVTEVWQVYALIVVLQAASASFTPTFQATIPSVLPDEEEYTRALSLSRLAYELESLLSPVLAAALLTVVEANRLFVGTAIGFAASAALVLSVVLPKPVESGSRSVGGLRVYLATPRLRALVGLNLAAAAAGSMVLVNTVVVVREELGLGDSFVALALGTYGAGSILAALLLPRVLSRLGERHVMLGGAGVLVFVLTISAFQALSWTAVLGAWAALGLAGAAVQTPIGRLVRRSAEPGGWPGLFAAQFTVSHGGWLLTYLLAGSLGAWAGMSITLLALAVVAAGGLVFAARVWPAHDPSTVEHVHDNLAPDDPHLMDAVPSGRGWVHAHEFAIDRVHPRWPQRPE from the coding sequence GTGAGCGTGCTCGGGAATCGCACTTACAGGCGGCTCTTCGTCGCCCAGGTGGTCGCGCTCGCCGGTTCCGGGCTGGCGACTGTCGCGCTCGGGTTGCTGGCGCACCGGCTCGCCGGGGGTGACGCGGGCCTGGTCCTCGGGGTCGCCCTGGCGATCAAGATGGTGGCTTACGTCTTCTTCGCCCCGCTGGCCACGGCTCTGGCGGAGCGACTGCCCCGGCGCGGGTTCCTCGTCGCGATGGACGTGGTGCGGGCGGTCGTCGCGCTGGCTCTGCCGTTCGTCACGGAGGTGTGGCAGGTCTACGCGCTGATCGTTGTGCTGCAAGCCGCCTCCGCGTCGTTCACGCCGACGTTCCAGGCGACGATCCCCAGCGTGCTCCCGGACGAGGAGGAGTACACGCGGGCGTTGTCGCTGTCGCGCTTGGCCTACGAGCTGGAGAGCCTGCTGAGCCCGGTGCTCGCGGCAGCACTGCTCACCGTCGTCGAGGCGAACCGGTTGTTCGTCGGGACCGCGATCGGTTTCGCCGCGTCGGCCGCGCTCGTGCTGAGCGTGGTGCTGCCGAAGCCCGTCGAGTCCGGGAGCAGGTCCGTTGGCGGACTGCGCGTCTACCTCGCCACGCCTCGGCTGCGTGCGTTGGTGGGGCTCAACCTCGCTGCTGCGGCGGCCGGGTCGATGGTGCTCGTGAACACGGTCGTGGTGGTGCGCGAGGAGCTGGGCCTGGGCGATTCTTTCGTGGCGTTGGCGCTCGGAACCTACGGAGCGGGCTCGATCCTCGCCGCGCTGCTGCTGCCTCGCGTGCTGTCCCGGCTCGGCGAGCGGCACGTGATGCTCGGCGGCGCCGGGGTGTTGGTGTTCGTGCTCACGATCAGCGCTTTTCAAGCTCTGTCATGGACCGCGGTGCTCGGCGCGTGGGCGGCGTTGGGTTTGGCCGGTGCCGCGGTGCAGACCCCGATCGGTCGCCTGGTGCGGCGATCGGCGGAGCCCGGGGGTTGGCCGGGCTTGTTCGCCGCGCAGTTCACCGTGTCGCACGGCGGGTGGCTGCTGACCTATCTGCTCGCCGGGTCGTTGGGTGCGTGGGCGGGGATGTCGATCACGCTGCTGGCGCTGGCGGTGGTGGCCGCGGGCGGGCTGGTGTTCGCCGCGCGCGTGTGGCCCGCGCACGATCCGTCCACAGTGGAGCATGTGCACGACAACCTCGCCCCGGACGACCCGCACCTGATGGACGCGGTGCCGTCCGGACGAGGATGGGTGCACGCGCACGAGTTCGCGATCGACCGCGTGCACCCGCGCTGGCCTCAGCGGCCGGAGTAG